CCGGTATGCAAATTCCACCGGTACTACACCCCTTCTTCTTCGGCATTTTTGACTCCGCCTTCACACCCTCTCCGCCTTTTTACCGATCAGGTCGGCGGGAGTCGGATCCGCAAGGTCACCCAAAGGCAAGCGCCCCGTCCCCCTCCATCCCGGAGAAGCGACCGGTTTCGCCATCATTCCTGCTACTTCTTCGAAGCCAGCGCGAGGAGGATGAACGGCAGAATGGTCAAAACCCCGATCAGAACGTAGAGCGTTATCACCGTCCTCCGGGCCGTTTTTTGCTCGTCAGCGTTTTTCGCCATAAGGTACTGTCGCTGAGGAAATCATGAATCACTGGCTCGTCAAACAGGAACCGGAGACCTACTCGTGGGACGACTTTGTCCGCGATGGAGGGACCGACTGGGATGGGGTTCGCAATTACCAGGCCCGGAACAACCTCCGGGCCATGAAAAAGGGCGACCGGGCTCTCTTCTACCACAGCGTCGGCCCACGCGAAGTCGTCGGCATCGCCCGAGTGGAAGCAACCGCATTCCCCGACCCCACGGCCACCGAAGGGGACTGGTCCGCCGTCCGCTTGAAGCCGGTCAAGGCCCTGAAGAATCCCGTCTGCCTCGATCAGATCAAGATGGAGACGTCACTCGCCGACATCGTCCTGCTCAAGAACAGTCGCCTGTCGGTCCAGCCGCTTCCCGAGGCGGCCTTCAAGAAGATCGTCGAGATGGGTTCCTAGGGCGATTCACCTCATTCAACGGCTGGCCGGAAACATCCAGCCCTGCCACGGAGGCTCGGAAAAGGTAGGGCGAGGGCCTCCGGACCCGCCATCCCAACCGCGAATTCTGGGGATTTACTTCGAATATTTGTTTCTTATCAGCAAGTTGCTCAGCTCTCAAAGAAGAAGCGCGTACCCGACAGCCTCTAGAACCCACCGATCAGGGGCATTTCCCGCGACAGGCTGGCATTCACCACGGAATCAATCTGATTCATGACCTGGACAAACCGGGCCGCCACCCTCGAGGAAATCTCCTTCTCCAGGATCTTGAAGTA
This sequence is a window from Opitutaceae bacterium. Protein-coding genes within it:
- a CDS encoding EVE domain-containing protein, yielding MNHWLVKQEPETYSWDDFVRDGGTDWDGVRNYQARNNLRAMKKGDRALFYHSVGPREVVGIARVEATAFPDPTATEGDWSAVRLKPVKALKNPVCLDQIKMETSLADIVLLKNSRLSVQPLPEAAFKKIVEMGS